From a single Alkalihalophilus pseudofirmus genomic region:
- a CDS encoding PTS ascorbate transporter subunit IIC, producing the protein MAELIMNDILGTPAILVGLFALLGLLLQKKSSADTVSGTLKTIMGFVIIGVGAGVLISSLDFFSQMFERAFNIRGVIPNNEAVVAVAQQAFGTETAMIMLFGMVANIVIARLTPFKYIFLTGHHTLFMACMIAVILSTGGMSGVPLVITGSIILGSLMVFFPAILQPYMRQITGNDDIALGHFGSVGYFVSGTIGKYFGNKEKTTEDIKVPKSLGFLRDTSVAVSLTMAILFIVVALFAGSTYIETELSEGMNFIIFSIMQGITFAAGVYVVLAGVRMLLAEIVPAFKGIADKIVPNAKPALDAPVVFPFAPNAVIIGFLFSFLAGLGSMFILPVFGLALIVPGLVPHFFTGAAAGVFGNAMGGRRGAILGAVTNGILISFLPALLLPVLGSIGFEGTTFGDSDFGVVGILLGWLMSLFN; encoded by the coding sequence ATGGCTGAATTAATCATGAATGACATCCTGGGAACTCCCGCCATTCTAGTAGGGTTATTTGCCCTGCTAGGCCTTCTGCTCCAAAAAAAGAGCTCAGCTGATACCGTTTCAGGTACATTAAAAACAATTATGGGATTCGTTATTATTGGAGTAGGTGCAGGAGTCCTTATTTCCTCTCTTGACTTCTTTTCACAAATGTTTGAAAGGGCTTTTAATATTCGAGGAGTTATTCCGAATAATGAAGCCGTAGTAGCAGTTGCTCAGCAAGCATTTGGTACAGAAACAGCAATGATAATGTTATTTGGTATGGTGGCTAATATCGTAATTGCACGTCTTACGCCTTTTAAATATATCTTCCTTACAGGTCATCACACACTCTTTATGGCTTGTATGATTGCTGTTATTTTAAGTACAGGCGGCATGAGCGGAGTACCATTAGTTATCACTGGATCGATTATTTTAGGTTCATTAATGGTCTTCTTCCCGGCAATCTTGCAGCCATATATGCGACAAATTACTGGGAATGATGATATTGCCCTTGGTCACTTCGGCTCTGTCGGATACTTTGTCTCAGGTACGATCGGAAAGTATTTCGGAAATAAAGAAAAAACAACTGAAGATATTAAAGTACCAAAATCTCTTGGGTTCTTGCGTGATACATCTGTAGCGGTTTCACTAACAATGGCGATCTTATTCATTGTCGTAGCATTATTCGCAGGTTCTACTTACATTGAGACGGAGCTAAGTGAAGGAATGAACTTCATTATCTTCTCTATCATGCAAGGTATAACCTTTGCAGCTGGTGTGTATGTGGTTCTTGCTGGGGTACGTATGTTACTCGCTGAAATCGTTCCTGCATTTAAAGGGATTGCTGATAAAATTGTTCCAAATGCAAAACCTGCTTTAGATGCACCTGTAGTATTCCCGTTTGCACCTAATGCAGTAATTATCGGTTTCCTCTTTAGTTTTCTTGCAGGACTCGGAAGTATGTTCATCTTACCAGTATTCGGTCTTGCTTTAATCGTGCCTGGCTTAGTCCCTCACTTTTTTACGGGAGCCGCTGCCGGAGTATTCGGTAATGCAATGGGCGGCCGTCGCGGTGCGATCTTAGGAGCGGTCACAAACGGTATTCTAATTAGTTTCTTACCTGCCCTCTTACTGCCAGTCCTTGGTTCGATAGGATTTGAAGGAACAACATTCGGTGATTCTGATTTCGGAGTTGTAGGAATTCTACTAGGTTGGTTAATGAGTTTGTTTAATTAA
- a CDS encoding PTS sugar transporter subunit IIB: protein MKILVVCGNGLGSSFIVEMNVKKALGELGIDAEVSHTDLATSKTEDADYYIGSQDIISNLDDGNRHIIPLVNLLNQQELKEALQKHIVTEG, encoded by the coding sequence ATGAAAATTTTAGTTGTATGTGGAAATGGATTAGGAAGCAGCTTTATCGTGGAAATGAACGTAAAGAAAGCACTAGGCGAGTTAGGAATTGATGCAGAAGTTTCACACACAGACTTAGCTACTTCAAAAACAGAAGATGCAGATTACTACATTGGATCTCAAGATATTATCTCAAACCTAGATGATGGCAACCGTCACATTATTCCACTTGTTAACTTGTTAAATCAGCAAGAATTGAAGGAAGCTTTACAAAAACATATTGTTACGGAGGGATAA
- a CDS encoding BglG family transcription antiterminator, producing the protein MALDQRSTQLLQLLLKKEAPVSILELSKSLRVSRRTIYYNLEKVNDWLKDNKLDQVQQVKSVGIFITTSTKKKIPELLKLNSDIQYEYTAHERQKLILILLFTSHEPIYVKDLITVTKASRNSCLNDLKAIKQHSKQYRLEINYERSKGYYIHGPEFELRKWFVNAFTFQKDNDFSIELMSLWKEANPSLLETVEHNVQLLQVLQNDLDVQLNPESIEELTWYIAFFLERMKLGEYVFLTKDEKQALENNRAYKGAELLSQELFNSNQLSVPEDEIYYLTIFLLSLRSLSDSPMSTVNGLEDVVRKMVIDFQRYACIEFEHFRAVEENLLIHIRPAFYRLKYGISAKNPLTKSIKEKYGDVFELTKKVLPHLERFVGAAINDDEAAYITMHFGGWMRREGSQPAARKHALIVCSSGIGTSQILKSQLETLFSTLDFEVVTSIEESKTKADLIFTTVLLQKQTLPTFHVNAILNDVEKERLLTNVNRLLHQRESSSRTGQLNEILQAIEKHADIHNEKQLLEEIEHILSNKQLKIKELYKPMLNEIIDKSSIQIVDNVSSWQEAVEMASAPLLDNNSISQSYVDAMISNIDELGPYVIIAPQVAIPHARPEKGVNRLSMSLLKLNEPIAFSEEERHQASLLFVLAATDNETHLKALSQLTTMLSEEENIEKLRQSEDVTDIQVLIDKYSN; encoded by the coding sequence ATGGCACTAGATCAACGAAGTACTCAATTGCTTCAACTGTTATTAAAAAAAGAAGCTCCTGTTTCGATTCTTGAACTTAGTAAAAGTTTAAGGGTCTCAAGAAGAACTATTTATTACAATCTTGAGAAAGTAAATGATTGGCTTAAGGACAATAAACTTGATCAAGTTCAACAAGTGAAATCAGTAGGGATATTTATTACTACCTCTACGAAGAAAAAGATTCCAGAGCTTTTGAAGCTAAATAGCGATATTCAGTATGAGTATACAGCTCATGAGCGGCAAAAATTGATTTTAATCTTACTTTTTACCAGCCATGAACCTATTTATGTGAAAGACCTGATAACGGTTACTAAAGCTAGCAGGAATTCTTGCTTAAATGATTTGAAAGCGATTAAACAGCATTCTAAGCAATATCGTCTTGAGATCAATTATGAACGAAGCAAAGGTTACTACATCCATGGGCCGGAATTTGAACTTCGAAAATGGTTTGTTAATGCTTTTACCTTTCAAAAAGACAATGACTTTTCAATAGAATTAATGTCTCTTTGGAAGGAAGCAAATCCGAGTTTATTAGAAACAGTTGAACATAATGTTCAGTTGCTGCAGGTACTTCAAAACGATTTAGATGTGCAGTTAAATCCAGAATCTATTGAAGAGCTAACATGGTATATAGCATTTTTCTTAGAGAGAATGAAGCTAGGGGAATATGTCTTTTTAACAAAAGATGAAAAACAGGCTTTAGAGAATAATCGTGCTTACAAAGGAGCAGAACTTCTTAGTCAAGAACTATTCAACTCGAACCAATTATCGGTCCCTGAGGATGAAATTTATTATTTGACCATCTTCTTGTTGAGTTTACGCTCACTCTCTGACAGTCCAATGAGTACTGTAAATGGGCTTGAAGATGTCGTAAGAAAAATGGTGATTGATTTTCAAAGGTATGCATGTATTGAGTTTGAGCACTTCAGAGCGGTTGAAGAGAATCTTTTAATTCATATCAGGCCAGCCTTCTATCGGTTAAAATATGGGATTTCGGCTAAGAACCCTCTAACGAAATCGATAAAAGAGAAATATGGAGATGTCTTTGAACTGACAAAAAAAGTCCTTCCTCATTTAGAACGCTTTGTAGGCGCTGCCATTAATGATGATGAAGCAGCTTACATCACGATGCATTTTGGGGGATGGATGAGAAGAGAAGGAAGTCAGCCAGCTGCACGGAAACATGCGTTGATTGTATGTTCAAGCGGTATTGGAACTTCTCAGATTTTGAAAAGTCAGTTAGAAACCTTATTTTCAACACTTGATTTTGAGGTAGTGACCTCAATAGAAGAATCCAAAACGAAAGCCGACCTGATTTTTACGACAGTTTTACTGCAGAAGCAAACGCTGCCTACATTTCATGTAAATGCGATTCTTAATGATGTGGAAAAAGAGAGACTTCTAACAAATGTAAATCGATTGTTACACCAAAGAGAGTCTTCTTCTAGAACCGGACAATTAAACGAGATTCTACAAGCTATTGAAAAGCATGCTGATATTCACAATGAGAAGCAATTATTAGAAGAGATTGAACACATTCTCTCTAATAAGCAATTAAAAATAAAGGAGCTTTATAAACCGATGCTAAACGAAATTATAGACAAGTCGTCGATTCAGATTGTAGATAACGTTAGCAGCTGGCAAGAGGCTGTGGAAATGGCTTCTGCCCCGTTGCTAGATAACAATTCAATCAGTCAAAGTTATGTTGATGCAATGATTTCAAACATTGATGAACTAGGACCATATGTCATCATTGCACCGCAAGTAGCAATCCCGCATGCTAGACCGGAAAAAGGAGTGAATAGGTTAAGCATGAGCCTTCTTAAACTGAATGAGCCTATTGCTTTCTCAGAAGAAGAAAGGCACCAAGCGTCACTTCTCTTCGTCTTAGCTGCAACAGATAACGAAACCCATTTAAAAGCATTATCTCAATTAACAACGATGTTATCTGAAGAAGAAAATATTGAGAAGCTGCGTCAAAGTGAAGATGTTACTGATATTCAAGTTTTAATTGATAAATATTCAAATTAA
- a CDS encoding aminotransferase family protein, with protein sequence MSQKTSKIEELRELDKKHYLHPTSPIGAQQEHGPAFIFTKGEGIYLTDMSGQKVIDGMSSLWNVNIGHGRNEISEVASKQMSTLAFSSSFATFSNEPAIRLSAKLAEIAPGDLTATFFTSGGSESNDTAYKLARHYWILKGEPKRKKIISRTHSYHGVAMGATSATGIQAFRDFTNSLAPDFHYADHMSPEALRQVIESEGPETVAAFISEPVQGAGGLHIATKEYFKAVREICDEYGILFITDEVITGFGRTGTYFGMDHYDVAPDMMCFAKGVTSGYAQLGGVMISSRMHEDFTKLSTGTLLHGYTYSGHPVACAVALRNLEIIERENLIANSSQMGEELLNGFINLQETFESIGDVRALGLMGAIEFMKDKEKEERFPQPLAPMVVTEAAKRGLILRSVVFNGQDTLVFSPPLIITKEQINDMMNILHEAIKAVETTIKL encoded by the coding sequence ATGTCACAAAAAACAAGTAAAATCGAAGAGCTTCGTGAATTGGATAAGAAACATTATTTACACCCTACTTCACCGATTGGCGCACAGCAAGAGCATGGACCTGCTTTCATATTCACAAAAGGCGAGGGAATTTATTTAACAGATATGTCAGGCCAAAAAGTGATCGATGGAATGTCTTCTTTATGGAATGTCAATATCGGTCATGGCCGCAATGAAATAAGTGAGGTAGCAAGTAAACAAATGTCGACATTAGCATTTAGTTCCTCTTTTGCGACATTCAGTAACGAACCAGCTATCAGGCTTTCAGCAAAGCTTGCAGAAATTGCTCCAGGAGATCTAACTGCAACCTTTTTTACCTCTGGGGGCTCAGAATCAAATGATACGGCATACAAGCTGGCAAGACATTACTGGATATTAAAAGGCGAGCCTAAGCGTAAAAAAATCATTTCACGGACACATTCCTATCATGGTGTGGCTATGGGAGCAACAAGTGCCACAGGAATTCAAGCTTTTCGTGACTTTACCAACTCTCTTGCTCCAGACTTTCATTATGCCGATCATATGTCCCCTGAAGCGTTAAGACAGGTGATTGAGTCAGAGGGGCCTGAGACGGTTGCTGCCTTTATTTCAGAACCTGTTCAAGGAGCAGGAGGTCTTCATATCGCAACAAAAGAATACTTTAAAGCGGTGAGAGAGATCTGTGATGAGTACGGAATTTTATTTATTACAGATGAAGTCATTACAGGATTCGGGCGCACAGGTACGTATTTTGGAATGGATCATTATGATGTAGCCCCTGATATGATGTGCTTTGCAAAGGGAGTCACAAGCGGTTATGCCCAGCTTGGCGGGGTTATGATCTCAAGCCGCATGCATGAAGACTTTACAAAGCTCTCAACTGGCACCCTTCTTCACGGATATACGTACAGCGGGCATCCAGTAGCATGTGCAGTCGCTCTTCGGAACCTTGAAATCATTGAGCGTGAAAATTTGATAGCTAATTCAAGCCAAATGGGTGAAGAGTTGCTAAATGGATTTATAAACTTGCAGGAGACTTTTGAAAGTATTGGTGATGTCCGCGCCCTCGGCTTAATGGGTGCGATTGAGTTTATGAAAGATAAAGAAAAAGAAGAGAGATTTCCGCAGCCTCTAGCACCTATGGTTGTTACAGAAGCCGCAAAGCGTGGATTGATTCTGCGTTCTGTTGTCTTTA
- a CDS encoding sugar O-acetyltransferase, whose protein sequence is MKTEKQKMIDGELYEPWDAELMRDREQARFLTRMFNETTESEYAERIQAIKNLFGSTGEEVYMEPNFRCDYGYNIHVGNQFFANFDCVILDVCEVRFGNNCMLAPGVHIYTATHPINPFERIKGPEYGKPVTIGDNVWIGGGAIINPGIKIGDNAVIAAGAVVTKDVPTNVIVGGNPARVIKEIDLNDKR, encoded by the coding sequence ATGAAGACGGAGAAACAAAAGATGATAGACGGTGAACTTTATGAACCTTGGGACGCTGAACTCATGCGAGACCGTGAACAGGCAAGATTTTTAACTCGAATGTTTAATGAAACGACTGAGTCAGAATATGCCGAGCGCATCCAAGCCATCAAAAATTTATTTGGCTCGACTGGCGAAGAAGTATATATGGAGCCTAACTTCAGATGTGATTACGGCTATAATATTCACGTCGGCAACCAATTTTTCGCCAATTTCGACTGCGTCATCTTGGATGTATGTGAAGTTCGTTTCGGCAACAACTGCATGCTTGCACCAGGAGTACATATTTACACAGCCACTCATCCGATCAATCCATTTGAACGAATCAAAGGTCCAGAGTACGGTAAGCCTGTCACAATTGGAGATAACGTATGGATTGGCGGCGGTGCGATCATCAATCCCGGAATTAAAATTGGTGATAATGCGGTGATTGCAGCAGGCGCAGTTGTCACAAAAGACGTGCCAACGAATGTAATTGTAGGCGGCAACCCTGCACGTGTGATTAAAGAAATTGATTTAAATGACAAGAGGTAG